Genomic window (Pseudoliparis swirei isolate HS2019 ecotype Mariana Trench chromosome 23, NWPU_hadal_v1, whole genome shotgun sequence):
GGCTGCGCTGTGGATGCTGCAGTGTGTTTGAATGtcactgtgttgttgtgtttaccaGGCCTGGTCTGTAGGTGGGGGTGGTACCACAGATCTATGGTACAGTTGCATGACAACTAATGGAGGCTACCACTGCAAGCCAGCCAGCAATGAAGGTTTGTCAGCATTCTTGGAAGGAAAAAAGCTGCCTAAGTTATGCCTGTATTGCCGTTGATATAGAAAAGTCCTGATTGTGTTTAAATGAATGCTCTCCATCTGTCTTCTAGACTGGATCCAGGCAGTGCAGGCCCTCATGATCCTGTCCCtgctcttctgcttcttctccctCATTGCATTCGTGTTTCAGCTGTTCAAACTGGTCAAGGGCGGACGCTTCTTCTTCACCGCCATCTTCCAGATCTTGGCAAGTGAGTATGACTTCATCGCACGCCGACGGGTCACACCCTGAGCAGATGTGGGTGGAGCAGTGAGGTCGTCTGCGTTTGCTCTCAGATCCCCCTCACCTCTCTTCTCGTCTCTCCtaggtgtgtttgtgatgtgcGCGGCCATCATCTACACCGTGATGAGTCCGGACGATGGAACCGGCGTTCAATTCGGCTACGCTTATGTGCTGGCCTGGGTGGCTTTCCCTCTGTGTCTCATCAGCGGGCTCATTTATATCGTCCTGAGGAagaaagaatgagagagagaagaggagaggagaaaagaggagggggagtaAGTTGACCCCTTACAACAACATCGCACTGTGCCT
Coding sequences:
- the LOC130189045 gene encoding peripheral myelin protein 22-like translates to MLLFLLGVLVLHLIILVLLIVSTAASAWSVGGGGTTDLWYSCMTTNGGYHCKPASNEDWIQAVQALMILSLLFCFFSLIAFVFQLFKLVKGGRFFFTAIFQILASVFVMCAAIIYTVMSPDDGTGVQFGYAYVLAWVAFPLCLISGLIYIVLRKKE